Below is a window of Nitrospira sp. DNA.
AAGTTCAGGTTGCAGAGGTGCTTCAGCGAGACCTGCCTATTCATGCGGAGTGGGTGGGCACCACCGATGGCTTCGTCAACGCCACAATACAAGCGAGAGTCACCGGCTATCTCATCAAGCGCACTTTCGACGAAGGTTCCTTCGTGAGGAAAGGCGACCTCCTGTTCGAAATCGATCCCCGCCCCTTTCAAGCAGCGCTCGCGGAAGCCAAGGGTGAGCTCAGTAAGGCGGAAGCCCGTCTCGTCAAAACCGAATTGGACGTAAAGCGCGACACACCTCTCGCCTTGGCCAAAGCGATCAGCCAGAAGGATCTGGAGGATTCGATCCAGATGAACGCCGCGGCCAAAGGCTCACTGGCCTCGGCCAGGGCCTCGGTCGAACAGGCGCGGTTAAACCTCACCTTCACGAGAATTGAAGCCCCGATCGACGGCATCACAGGGATTGCGAAAGCCCAGATCGGAGACCTGGTCGGCCAGAACACCGGTCCTCTCACATCGATCTCGACCGTCAATCCGATCCGCGTGTACTTCCCGGTCAGTGAACAGGAATACCTCAAGGCCGCCGAGAAAGTGCAAGCGGCCTACAAGGACCCGAACAGGAAGCGAGACGATAAGCTTGAAATGATCCTCAGCGACGGTTCGGTTTACCCCCACCGAGGCAGTTTTCTGCTGGCCGACCGCCAGGTGGACGTGAAGACCGGGACAATCCGTGTCGCAGCGATGTTCCCGAACCCAGGCAACATTCTGCGCCCCGGTTTCTTTGCCCGCATTCGGGCCGTGACAAATACGAAGAAGGGTGCCCTTCTGGTCCCGCAACGCGCCATCACCGAGTTGCAGGGCCGCTACCAGTTGGCAGTGCTGGGCCCGGAGAACAAAGTCGAGATCCGTCCCGTCAGGGTGGCGGAGCGAACGGGAAACCTCTGGGTTATCGAAGAGGGGTTGCAGGCTGGTGAACGAGTCATCGTTGAAGGGTTACAAAAGGTGAGAGCCGG
It encodes the following:
- a CDS encoding efflux RND transporter periplasmic adaptor subunit, giving the protein MKEISQRFLSMLFGLAIILVPAGCKNEAGSTASEAVPEVQVAEVLQRDLPIHAEWVGTTDGFVNATIQARVTGYLIKRTFDEGSFVRKGDLLFEIDPRPFQAALAEAKGELSKAEARLVKTELDVKRDTPLALAKAISQKDLEDSIQMNAAAKGSLASARASVEQARLNLTFTRIEAPIDGITGIAKAQIGDLVGQNTGPLTSISTVNPIRVYFPVSEQEYLKAAEKVQAAYKDPNRKRDDKLEMILSDGSVYPHRGSFLLADRQVDVKTGTIRVAAMFPNPGNILRPGFFARIRAVTNTKKGALLVPQRAITELQGRYQLAVLGPENKVEIRPVRVAERTGNLWVIEEGLQAGERVIVEGLQKVRAGITVNPKPFQEALEKAA